In Mariluticola halotolerans, one DNA window encodes the following:
- the trxB gene encoding thioredoxin-disulfide reductase: MHAKVIIVGSGPAGYTAAVYAARAMLEPVMIQGLQPGGQLTITTEVENYPGFADPIQGPWLMEQMKAQAENVGTKIVSDTITEVKLDQRPFQLIGDSGTVYTCDSLIIATGAQAKWLGLPSEQKFQGFGVSACATCDGFFYRDREVLVVGGGNTAVEEALFLTNFASKVTVIHRRDSFRAERILQDRLFKNPKIEVLWNTELADITGNNMPRSVTGVQLRNLATGEVSERTVDGVFIAIGHAPATDLFKDKLEMKHGGYLVTAPDSTATNIPGVFAAGDVTDDIYRQAVTAAGMGCMAALEAERYLAAHDMAEAAE, from the coding sequence ATGCACGCCAAAGTCATCATCGTCGGATCAGGCCCTGCCGGATACACAGCTGCGGTTTATGCCGCGCGGGCAATGCTCGAGCCCGTGATGATACAGGGCCTGCAACCGGGCGGTCAGTTGACCATCACCACCGAGGTCGAAAACTATCCCGGCTTTGCCGACCCCATTCAGGGGCCATGGCTGATGGAACAAATGAAAGCCCAGGCCGAAAATGTCGGCACCAAAATCGTCTCCGACACCATCACCGAGGTCAAACTGGACCAGCGGCCCTTTCAGCTGATTGGCGATAGCGGCACGGTCTATACCTGCGATTCCCTCATCATCGCCACCGGTGCCCAGGCCAAATGGCTCGGCCTGCCTTCCGAGCAGAAATTCCAGGGTTTTGGCGTCTCCGCCTGCGCCACCTGCGATGGGTTCTTTTATCGCGACCGCGAAGTGCTGGTTGTCGGCGGCGGCAATACCGCTGTTGAAGAGGCGCTATTCCTCACCAACTTTGCCTCAAAAGTCACCGTTATCCATCGCCGCGACAGTTTCCGCGCCGAACGCATCCTGCAGGATCGCCTGTTCAAGAACCCCAAGATCGAGGTCTTGTGGAACACCGAACTGGCCGACATCACCGGCAACAACATGCCGCGTTCGGTCACTGGCGTCCAATTGCGCAATCTGGCCACCGGCGAAGTCAGCGAACGCACTGTCGATGGCGTTTTCATCGCGATCGGCCATGCCCCGGCCACAGATCTGTTCAAAGACAAGCTGGAAATGAAGCATGGCGGCTATCTGGTGACAGCACCCGATAGCACCGCAACCAATATCCCCGGTGTTTTTGCAGCCGGCGACGTGACCGACGATATTTATCGCCAGGCAGTGACCGCTGCAGGAATGGGCTGCATGGCAGCGCTTGAAGCCGAGCGTTATCTCGCGGCCCACGACATGGCTGAAGCCGCCGAATAG